The DNA window tcttttattagtCTGTAGTTCATCTCAAAATTTGTCATAtcctataaaataaaaatatcaacacataaatatatatatatgtatatatgtatatgtatgtatgtatatatgtatgtatttatttttattcacaaatatcaaaaataattatttttttttattttttttttattttttatttatattttattttttacattaagTATGTGTATTTGTAAATTATTGTTGTCATCACAATGTACTATATTATCATGaaagaatttattattatttatatcaaagAAATCCACTTGAATATTTATACTGTCTttctcttttaatttttcttcttcaataTCTGTTTCTAAATCTGAAATATCAGAAAATAAAGACTGTATCCATATCCAAAAAACAGCCCTCAGCTgttcatatgaaaaaaagtattttccgtttttatatatatgaataatattattatataaagatatattatttagaataaaaaattcattaatatttattttttcttctaataTATCTAAATTGATATCTTCAAAAAATTCTGATgattcataattatttgttatattctttttattatttgtatgtgATAATGAGATATTTGGGCATTTTTTTGTCATATTAATATGagacatattattattattattattattattattattgtcgtTGTTGTTGTTTTCTTGTGAAAGACCTATAATGATACggttattttctttttcattatctatagatatattaaataaaaaattattttccagattaatttttttaatttttcttttaaatccCCACTTATCAGTTATCCATTCtgtattcataatattttgtttataattaCTTATATGTAGTATACCATTATGTGGTTGTATATATGCTGTAACAATATCATTGAATTGACAGAAAAGCTTTATTCTTATAAGATCTATATGTTGTAAATGAAATATCTGTCtttgtattttattaaatatttgtattgatttattacaatttttattaatattttttattatttcttttgtaTATAACTTCTGTGTATTTtcatctaaatatatatcatcttcTTCTAAACAAGAGTAAATATtactataataataattaagaaATTCTTCTTGATATGTAGAATAAtcataatgtatataatctattaatgttattaaattcttttctatgatatatatatcatcaaaaTTGTCTATATAATCTTTATCAAAATTATTGAGTGATTTTCCCTTATCAacaatataattttgttcACACTTAAacttatcatttattttattattttctttaagaattaatttattgtcatatttccttttattaTCGATAcgaaaattttcttttttttttcttttttttttttttttcaatgattctaaaaagttataaaaatatttgtattgAAACATTTCAATATCATATGGTTTATTACATAGTAAATTCATGGCTTCattaatataatgataaaaatgatagtaatctttattattattattattattattattattatcttcgtttattttatctgcatctttttttattctattattattattattattataatttacagtattattattattattattattattattattgtttatatttttaaagaattcCTCATAATAAATTTGTCTTTTGTCATATTGTTCAAATAAATTTGTGCTATCTATTAAAAAAcctatacataataataattcttttgtaTTTTGAAAGTTACATTTTAATAACTGATATAATCTTggatattcaaaatattctAGTAACAAAATAACTAAAGgacatattaaattaaagTCATCAAAATAGGTTGTATCATCATCAAGTccttcatataaataatcctCATCATcactaaatatattatcatcatcatcataatcattattattattaatattatttatattattatttatattattatttatatttctctcatttcttttcataccttttatatatttctcttCCTTTTTggttatttctttttttatataatcattataaCTAGGTTTAAATCTTCTCgtaaattcaaaaaaatacaataaacATAAgtcatttattaaaaaattatatcttattattactttccttctttttattttcttatcatTCTTTCCTCTTCTCAATATTTCAGCTGATATGTAGTCTATaccaaaaaatgaaaaaaccTCGCACACATGTTCTAGGCTCTCCTTAACacttatattcatattttaaaaaaaatatattactcaAACGAAtgttcattaatatataaatatatatatatatatatatatgtatatatgtattatatatatgtattatatatataataaaaaaaatattctatttatattctatatattcctctatatatttacattttccccctcatattaatttttataaatatgcaTGTATTTATTTCGTGCCTTAtgaattcaaaaaaaataaaaaaaaaaaaaaataaaaataaaaataaaaataaatgaaatatatgaaatatatgaatagaaacatgatgtatttttttatgtatttattttttaactacattttttaaaaagaaaaaaaaaaaaaaatatatatatatatatgtatatatatatttttattttttctcaaTAATATtacgtatatatatattattattattatgttattattttttattttattgtaatttttataaaatgactttataaatatttatatttaaatatattttctttttcattttcttatattctatatattaatatatataattatatgtatttacgAAGCTGTAAAAAAGggacatatataatataagaatGGACTGCGTTTTAATGTCTGCAGGATCTGATGCTGTAGGATTTTATAATACcatttcacatatatatatatatatatatatatatatatatatatatatatatatatatatatatatatatatatgtatatgtatatatatttatatttatttatttgcaCTTCCTTTTGTTTAACCatacattatttttcatgttcattttttttttttttttttttttagaggATCTATAGATGCACGTTTATTAATAAGGAGGCAGTGAAAAAAGTTATATACAGAAAATATTACAGACATAAAAAGATAGATAcgaaaataagaaaattaaGAGTATCTAATGAAAttaaatttacaaaaaaGTTAGCTAGTTTAAATATTGATGttccatatatttattttgttgatGCTAAGGAAAAAAGTTTATATTTCGAATATGTGAAAGGATGTACTATAAatttcatattaaaaaatataaaagaatatgaacCCAAAATACCTATATGTATAGGTATGGTGTTAGCAAAAATACATAATGGTAATATCATACATGGAGATTTTACTACAtcaaatttaattttaagaaattcttttattcaacaaaataatttattagatttaaagaataataatttgcCATATAATTTTAGTGACTTGGAAACTATCAAATTGTGTGTTATAGATTTTggattatcttttttatcatccTCAATAGAAGTgaggaaaaaatatacacatattatattatatatatatatatattaatatattattatataattcatatttctATTATGCAGGATAAAGCTGTCGATTTGTTTGTTCTCTTAAAGACAATCAAAAGTTTTCATAGTGAATTCCCCTCTTtggtaatattatatctcatatgaacaaataatataatatatatatttaatgtcaCTTGCTCgtattatatgcatataaataatttaataacacaataaatatatacacatgtatatatatatattatattattttaattttttttttttttttttttttttttggattatatataattaggaGGAAGATATTCTTGAAGGATACAAAATGAAATCTGACAATGTTAAGGAAATTTTGATAAAATTAGAAATAGGTATGTTCTTAAATTGAAgacattaaatataaatatatatatatatatatatatatatttatgtatttttttttttttttttagttaaACAGAGGGGAAGAAAAAGACCTATGGTTGGAtgattctttattttttttaaaaagtacaTAAatggtttaaaaaaaaaatggagtgtctttgtttttttttaaaaataattaaatttaatactttaataataatatatatattacattttttatgttattaaaaCTTAtcatactatatatatatatatatatatatatatatatatatatatatgtatatatttatatttatgtattttttttttttttttttttttttttttttttttttttttttgctaacactttaaaatattatataaataatatatattttttttgtttataaaagAACCCTTAATTCATTTGATCCTTCTAcaaatattagaaaaaaaacaaaaaaataaacatatatttttatatgttgcCTTGATATCTTTTTAGATATATGATTAATAGTTTATATGTGTTTTCATTGAAAAAAGTGAtgacatttttttctttaaggAATAATAGTACgatgaaaaatattcaaatgtGTGTTACttggaatattatatatataataaataaaaaaaaatttatatatatttatatatataatatgttgagtgaaattttttaagaaaaaggaataataaatatttcatatataatatatattgtgatATACAATGTGatcattttttcttcaaaaaataatataatataatatatattatatatgaataataaatatagtaataagaaaaagtggttaatataagtaaaaagaaaatataatatttttaaaaatatataatgtaatattatatatatatatgtatatatatatatttatatatttatatatttatattgcgCATGCATAAATaggtactttttttttttatatatgggAATTATCTTATaagatattttatatatgttaagggggtaaaaaaaaaaataataaaataaaataacaataataaataaataaagggaaactatatatataatataatataatataatatgtatatgcttataaaatatcttttaaaaaaaaaaaagaaatgtgcttcatataaatataatattattatatatatatatatatatatatattatttatgtactcatatgaaataaaatacttTATAAAACGATgttattcttaaaaaaaagataccCCACCtagtcatatatataataaaaaaaaaaaaaaaaaggaataaataaataaataaaatatatatatgtaatatatgcataaatataataaatattattatgggtaactaaatattatatatatattataatatatatatttaattctttttgtagattatatataatatatattatatatatatttacattttatatgtgAGGtgtttgaaaaataaaaaaaaaaaaagcccCGCGGAAGGGGGCCattggatatatattttaaagtaTTCCATAAGTATATagttaaatataataatattatagtaAATATTTTGCATgaattttaagaaaaaaaaaaaaataacaaaaaaaagtattatataaattatataagaataaatagTGTacctatataaaatatatttaatatttaatatttttatatttttatatttttatataaaatatcttttttttttttttttgatttataattattatttattgtatttacaaaaatataataaaatatttcatgTTTAGCAAaatttcaaataataaaaatccatcattttaaaaaaaaataaaattaaaattaaagtattttattatttatataataaatatatataaaaattaatttaataacaACGTGAgaaattaacaaaaaaaattatattttatatataaattaaatattatatatatatatatatatatatatatgtatgtataaaagattaaatattttactttaaaaaatttatccttttatatatatatatatatatttaatatatatatatattttttcttttttcttcatttttatctcGCTCTTtttctctctttttttttttttttttttttatcttgcCAATTTTAGAATAAAATGTCAACGGAAACATTCGCATTTAATGCCGACATCAGGCAGTTGATGAGTTTGATTATCAACACTTTTTACAGTaacaaagaaatatttttaagagaATTAATTAGCAATGCTAGTGATGCTTTAGATAAAATAAGATATGAATCCATTACAGATACCCAGAAATTATCTGCTGAGCCTGAATTTTTTATTCGTATAATACCTGATAAAACTAATAATACTTTAACTATAGAAGATTCAGGTATTGGTATGACaaaaaatgatttaattaataaCCTTGGAACTATCGCTAGATCTGGAACTAAAGCATTTATGGAAGCCATACAAGCAAGTGGAGATATATCTATGATAGGTCAATTTGGTGTTGGTTTTTATTCTGCTTATCTTGTTGCTGATCACGTTGTTGTTGTTTCAAAGAATAACGATGATGAACAATATGTGTGGGAATCTGCTGCTGGTGGATCATTTACTGTTACTAAGGATGAAACAAATGAAAAGCTTGGAAGAGGTACCAAAATTATTCTTCATTTAAAAGAAGATCAATTAGAATACCTTGAAGAAAAACGTATCAAAGATTTAGTTAAGAAACACTCCGAATTTATCTCGTTTCCAATTAAATTATACTGCGAAagacaaaatgaaaaagaaatcaCAGCCTctgaagatgaagaagatacTCAAGAAAACAAAACTGTTGAAGACAAAAATgcagatgaaaataaagaagaaaatgaagatgaagaaaaaaaagaagataacGAAGAAGATGATAACAAAACTGATCATCCAAAAGTTGAAGATGTTACTGAAGAATTAGAAAATgctgaaaagaaaaaaaaagaaaagaaaaagaaaaaaatacacactGTAGAACATGAATGggaagaattaaataaacaaaaaccATTATGGATGAGAAAACCTGAAGAAGTTACTAATGAAGAATATGCTAGCTTCTATAAATCATTAACAAATGATTGGGAAGATCATTTAGCTGTTAAACATTTCTCTGTTGAAGGTCAATTAGAATTTAAagctttattatttataccaAAAAGAGCACCATTTGATATGTTcgaaaatagaaaaaaaagaaataatattaaattatatgtaagAAGAGTTTTTATTATGGATGACTGTGAAGAAATTATACCTGAATGGTTAAATTTTGTTAAGGGTGTTGTTGATTCTGAAGATCTACCACTTAATATTTCAAGAGAATCATtacaacaaaataaaatacttaaagttatcaaaaaaaatcttATCAAAAAATGTTTAGACATGTTCTCAGAATTAGCTGAAAATAAGGAAAACTACAAAAAGTTTTATGAACAATTCAGCAAAAACTTAAAGTTGGGTATCCACGAGGATAACGCAAATCGTACAaaggtaaaaatatatatatatatatatatatttatatgtatatttttatatatatatatatatatatttatatatttttatatgtatgtatttatttgtgTACATATTTTGTTCACTCCAAATATATGTGTTCCTTTAAAACCAAATTTTAATTACATgtatgaaatattttatgtccaataaataaaatgtacaTGTTCAGACGATttggaaaaataatatgaaaataattaatttataaaattatttcaaatgttatatttgttataattaaaatattataaattaatataattttcatcgCTTATCACCTTAGCATGCATTTATTGTTTATtcctttataaatatataataaatattttatgcaATTTATGTTTTTCTACATATTTCCTTGTATatctatttattatattatttatgacTGAATAAATAAGACGGCAATATTTATGACCATGATCATTAAATGCATTGAGTCATAAAAGcggaacaaaaaaaaatttatcaaataataacattGAGAGTGtggataattatattaatgtgtgcatatatatataaatatacatatatgtatatattttatgtaattattttattttttcatatcatttcattttttagaTCACCGAATTACTCCGTTTCCAAACCTCAAAATCTGGAGACGAAATGATCGGATTAAAAGAATACGTAGACAGAATGAAGGAAAACCAAAAAGATATTTACTATATCACAGGTGAATCCATCAATGCTGTTTCTAACTCTCCTTTCTTAGAAGCTTTGACCAAAAAAGGATTCGAAGTTATTTATATGGTTGATCCTATTGATGAATATGCAGTACAACAATTAAAAGATTTTGATGGTAAGAAATTGAAATGTTGTACTAAAGAAGGTTTAGATATTGATGATTCAGAAGAAGCCAAAAAAGATTTCGAAACTTTGAAAGCTGAATATGAAGGATTATGCAAAGTTATTAAAGACGTATTACACGAGAAAGTTGAAAAAGTTGTTGTAGGACAAAGAATTACAGATTCTCCATGTGTATTAGTTACATCAGAATTTGGATGGTCAGCAAACATGGAAAGAATTATGAAAGCTCAAGCTTTAAGAGATAATTCTATGACTAGCTATATGTTatccaaaaaaattatggaaATCAATGCTCGTCACCCAATCATATCAGCATTAAAACAAAAAGCTGATGCAGATAAGTCAGATAAAACTGTTAAAGATTTAATCTGGTTATTGTTTGATACCTCTTTATTAACATCTGGTTTTGCTCTTGAAGAACCAACCACATTTTCTAAAAGAATCCACAGAATGATTAAATTAGGTTTATCAatagatgaagaagaaaacaaTGATATCGATTTACCACCTCTTGAAGAAACTGTAGATGCAACAGATTCTAAAATGGAAGAAGTTGACTAAACgatttgtataatatatttatagctAGTCACAAAATAGAgtgtacaaaaaaaaatatatatatatatattatatatatatatatatatatatatatatttgttgtcCTTTTACCATCACAcctatatacatatatatattcacatatttatatttttatatatttcttttatttatctataaaagaaaattaaatataaatttatacatattatttgaattactatttgtgtaaaatataaaaaaaaataaaaaaaaaaaaaaaaaaaattaaagtaaTAAAGAccaaatatacataataattatttaaaaaaaaaaaaaaaaaaaaaaattaaaaattaaaaatatcacaaataataaattaaacattgaaataatttcatatacatatatatatttatctatatatataaaatattacaaacttatgtgttcatatatatttttacatatgtaTTGAAAGACTTTACTGAGACTTGAAAATATCTTATAACTAAACGTTAATAAATTCTAATTATATCACAAAATGTAATTTTTGTCTACtttaattctttaaaaaatatgtattaaaaatacaataaGATGAGGAAAttataagttttttttttttttgacaaaataaaataaaaaaaaaaaataataataaaatgaaataataatatataattccttccaaatacaaatgattaaattaaaaaataaataaattcaaaaaaaaaaaaatttaataaaagtattattttatgtttccTTAATTCATCAaataagttatatatatatatatatatatatatatgtgtgtatttatttatttatattttaatatatcatttattttattttattttttttgcaaCCCAggttttattcatttttctcTTCTGATAATATactttcattttgttttcttaatatttcttttaagtCATTAATTAAAGCATTTTCTCTATTAGCTCTCTCTTCATAATTATACATAGCTAATGCTCTTTGTTCTTCTGCACTATAAACTTGATTTTCTTTTCTCATACGAATAGCATTCATTCTTTTATGTCTTGATCCACTCATAACATAACCAAGGCTTTCAAAATTTTCAATAGCTTCAGCTGATAAACCAACTTCTCCTCTTCTTGGTATCCTCTTACCTTTCTGAACAAATTGAGCTATTGCTTGTCCTTCTCCTGGCATCATAGCAACACCATAATCTATTTGTTTTGTAGCTAGCTTTACATTAACATCTAAAGGTTTAGGACCTATACTTTCATTGTCTGATGAATTATCTGACTCATTGTTATtcatttcttcattttgtttatatgtataatttttatcatcaatattattttctgtatcttcttcttcatcgatgttatcttttttttttattttttccttttccttttttttcttcttctctttatttttatttgaattttcTTTACTATTTTGACTTGAGTCACTTAAATGGTTATCATTTCCTTTTAATAACTTTTTATTAACATCATCTTCTTGttgttcttttaatttatgattacttattaaatatttattatcatctaatGAATCATATCCTTCACAAAGGAAGGATAAGGATGTTGCTGAAGTAGAGGATCCTTCCTCATTTGAGGATTCATcagattcttttttttttttatctctaTTGTAAGTATCTGACGATGATTCTTCAGAAtgatgtttattttttttgtctttttctttatttttctttttcttttttttatgctTTCTTCTATCTTTTGATTTATCTTTTGATTTATCTTTGGATTTATCTTTGGATTTATGTTTGGATTTATGTTTGTGTTTATGTCtatgtttatgtttatggtcatgtttatgtttatgctttttttttttatctatatcttTTTCTACCTTTTCAACACTGCGACTTGAACTTTTATtagaatttttttcatcagtTGTACACGACATAAAAATGGATGCTAAATCGTGTGATGATGATCGactattttttcttttctctttttttttttctttttctctttttttttctttttctttttttttttctttttctttttttttttctttttcttttttttcttctttttcatccTCTTCTGAAGGATTAACAAAATTTTCCCACGTAGTTGGAGAGAGAGAACTAGACtttctaaatattttatgttcatCAAAAGGTAAACTAAACctataatcattttttttttgtaaccATTGTGTGTAATTATTCCAAGATTCTTTTGTAGTATGATATCCTAATGGTATtctatgatattttttttcgattctttcttttgttatattgttatataaatattttgaatttttatcTGTGTCTTTATGATTATAATGATGTACATGatctttatgtttttttatatgtttattatttaaatcgtCATCATGAGAATATTTTAACATATGATGatcattcttattattgttattattatatttagatTGTCtatgtttattatcatatttatatgattttttcgatttactttttttatacgatgaattatcattatagGAATCATTCGAGTGACTCTTCCtatgatttttataattactaCTAtaactattactattactaatACGAATACtactactattactattactattattatcactatttataacattatttgtttttttttttattttatttttttttgtttcaacAATATCAGAAATAGATGAATAACTATATGATCTTCTTCTTTTGTTATGATTATctctttttttatctttatggtaatccatataattattattagatgaatgctttcttttttttttgttgtaatGACTATCTTCTCTTTTTTTAGAAAaactactattattactatcaaTACTTTTACTtcgataatattttttatcattatattttatactatGATTTTCTGAAGAACTATGActtgtactttttttttttttttttttattattattcttttttgaataatatttattaatatcctCATTTTTTGATGTATATAtcgaattatttttatttttaaaatatttattatcatgcCCTTCATCATTTTCCTCctcatcttcatcatatattttatgttctcttttatatttttctaatcttcttttaatttcttctctagttttttctttatcattcATTTTAGCTAGTTGGacaatttcatttttattcatacaGTCATTTTGTTTAGAAACACTAGTTTTCcacatttttaatttctctTTAAGTTCCAGATGTTTTTTGTCTACTTCTTTTACTTCTTTATCTTCTACATTTTCTTCcgattcttcatttttatggcTAGCtgttaatgatatattttttttttcttctgaaCTACATTCATCTTTTTTCGAAGAATATGATTcctcttcttttatattcgACACATCACTAATCATTGAAATtagtaaaaaatttatacatgaaattatttattttgcttttgatcaaataaatatacataatataaataaaaattaaacattatataaataaataaataaatatatatatatatatatatatatttatatttatatttatttatattcactTTAAGCTTatgacatttttttttttttttttttaaattttattatatattacaattttatataatataaatatacatttattaatattacaataattactattttttatattttacataacaattttaatatatattttaaaccatatattttttataaaataacagtataacaaaaaaaaaaaaaaaaaaaaagaaaaaaaaagaaaaaaaaaaaattataaaataagaatttTCACTTAATAAGATAAATACATCTTTCAAAAATTTCAGAAAATTCTTTATTAATCTTTACTCTTTTTTGTAATcaataatatgtttataaaataatatagattattatttttcattattttcctacctaagtatatatatatatataatatatatataatttttattatatatattttttttttatgcctataaaaaaaaccttgttctatttttataattccaAATGTATACCTATttcaaaaaagaattatatatatatataatataatatatattatatatcaccagacgtataaatttttttcttataaaaagaaattatatacatatatatttattttcttatatcaattgatatataaatatattaatggttatctcattttaattttaatattattttttttttttttaataatcaattaaaaaatgtgtCGTCAAAAATTATAAGCAACGTTGTAAATATGTGAAACTAAAACGTAAATATGCTTTTACaacgtaaaaaaaaaaaaaaaaaaaaaaaaaaaaaaaaaaaaaaaatatataataaaataataataattattataattacaaaTAAGATAACAAAATACagtacaataaaataaattcaaaattttgtgactttttttttttatatattgtcaactttttctttttttctgtaCAAATACAATTAAtacttttttaattaaaaaaaaaagaaaattctcctataaaaatacaattcTTGAAATTTgtaaccttttttttttttttttttttttttttttgagaacATACTTATTTATAACT is part of the Plasmodium sp. gorilla clade G2 genome assembly, chromosome: 7 genome and encodes:
- a CDS encoding EKC/KEOPS complex subunit BUD32, which gives rise to MSAGSDARIYRCTFINKEAVKKVIYRKYYRHKKIDTKIRKLRVSNEIKFTKKLASLNIDVPYIYFVDAKEKSLYFEYVKGCTINFILKNIKEYEPKIPICIGMVLAKIHNGNIIHGDFTTSNLILRNSFIQQNNLLDLKNNNLPYNFSDLETIKLCVIDFGLSFLSSSIEDKAVDLFVLLKTIKSFHSEFPSLEEDILEGYKMKSDNVKEILIKLEIVKQRGRKRPMVG
- a CDS encoding heat shock protein 90; this encodes MSTETFAFNADIRQLMSLIINTFYSNKEIFLRELISNASDALDKIRYESITDTQKLSAEPEFFIRIIPDKTNNTLTIEDSGIGMTKNDLINNLGTIARSGTKAFMEAIQASGDISMIGQFGVGFYSAYLVADHVVVVSKNNDDEQYVWESAAGGSFTVTKDETNEKLGRGTKIILHLKEDQLEYLEEKRIKDLVKKHSEFISFPIKLYCERQNEKEITASEDEEDTQENKTVEDKNADENKEENEDEEKKEDNEEDDNKTDHPKVEDVTEELENAEKKKKEKKKKKIHTVEHEWEELNKQKPLWMRKPEEVTNEEYASFYKSLTNDWEDHLAVKHFSVEGQLEFKALLFIPKRAPFDMFENRKKRNNIKLYVRRVFIMDDCEEIIPEWLNFVKGVVDSEDLPLNISRESLQQNKILKVIKKNLIKKCLDMFSELAENKENYKKFYEQFSKNLKLGIHEDNANRTKITELLRFQTSKSGDEMIGLKEYVDRMKENQKDIYYITGESINAVSNSPFLEALTKKGFEVIYMVDPIDEYAVQQLKDFDGKKLKCCTKEGLDIDDSEEAKKDFETLKAEYEGLCKVIKDVLHEKVEKVVVGQRITDSPCVLVTSEFGWSANMERIMKAQALRDNSMTSYMLSKKIMEINARHPIISALKQKADADKSDKTVKDLIWLLFDTSLLTSGFALEEPTTFSKRIHRMIKLGLSIDEEENNDIDLPPLEETVDATDSKMEEVD
- a CDS encoding heat shock protein 86 family protein → MISDVSNIKEEESYSSKKDECSSEEKKNISLTASHKNEESEENVEDKEVKEVDKKHLELKEKLKMWKTSVSKQNDCMNKNEIVQLAKMNDKEKTREEIKRRLEKYKREHKIYDEDEEENDEGHDNKYFKNKNNSIYTSKNEDINKYYSKKNNNKKKKKKSTSHSSSENHSIKYNDKKYYRSKSIDSNNSSFSKKREDSHYNKKKRKHSSNNNYMDYHKDKKRDNHNKRRRSYSYSSISDIVETKKNKIKKKTNNVINSDNNSNSNSSSIRISNSNSYSSNYKNHRKSHSNDSYNDNSSYKKSKSKKSYKYDNKHRQSKYNNNNNKNDHHMLKYSHDDDLNNKHIKKHKDHVHHYNHKDTDKNSKYLYNNITKERIEKKYHRIPLGYHTTKESWNNYTQWLQKKNDYRFSLPFDEHKIFRKSSSLSPTTWENFVNPSEEDEKEEKKEKEKKKEKEKKKEKEKKREKEKKKEKRKNSRSSSHDLASIFMSCTTDEKNSNKSSSRSVEKVEKDIDKKKKHKHKHDHKHKHRHKHKHKSKHKSKDKSKDKSKDKSKDRRKHKKKKKKNKEKDKKNKHHSEESSSDTYNRDKKKKESDESSNEEGSSTSATSLSFLCEGYDSLDDNKYLISNHKLKEQQEDDVNKKLLKGNDNHLSDSSQNSKENSNKNKEKKKKKEKEKIKKKDNIDEEEDTENNIDDKNYTYKQNEEMNNNESDNSSDNESIGPKPLDVNVKLATKQIDYGVAMMPGEGQAIAQFVQKGKRIPRRGEVGLSAEAIENFESLGYVMSGSRHKRMNAIRMRKENQVYSAEEQRALAMYNYEERANRENALINDLKEILRKQNESILSEEKNE